A genomic segment from Stappia indica encodes:
- a CDS encoding phytanoyl-CoA dioxygenase family protein translates to MKLTQEQQDEFNRQGYLFLPEAFSPEEIEVLREAASGIFDEDRKEIWREKDGTPRTAFACHTYNEAFRLLGRHPRLIEPVRQIFGEELYMHQFKVNAKAAFTGDVWQWHQDFPTWHKDDGMPEPRAMNISVFLDDVLPINGPLMLIAGSHTHGQLKSEYDTTTTSYGLWTLDNQVVTELAAKGGIVAPTGKAGGLLIHHGNLVHGSSGNITPYPRKIVYLTLSTVSNAIRKPTRPEYIAHRDFTPIEPVEDDALQRYALSMREAAE, encoded by the coding sequence ATGAAGCTGACGCAGGAACAACAGGACGAATTCAACCGCCAGGGCTATCTCTTCCTGCCCGAGGCCTTCTCGCCGGAAGAGATCGAGGTGCTGCGGGAGGCAGCGTCCGGCATCTTCGACGAGGACCGCAAGGAGATCTGGCGCGAGAAGGACGGCACCCCGCGCACGGCCTTTGCCTGCCACACCTACAACGAGGCGTTCCGCCTGCTCGGCCGCCATCCCCGCCTCATCGAGCCGGTGCGCCAGATCTTCGGCGAAGAGCTGTACATGCACCAGTTCAAGGTGAACGCGAAGGCCGCCTTCACCGGCGACGTCTGGCAGTGGCACCAGGATTTCCCGACCTGGCACAAGGACGACGGCATGCCCGAGCCGCGGGCGATGAACATCTCCGTGTTCCTCGACGACGTGCTGCCGATCAACGGTCCGCTCATGCTGATCGCCGGCTCGCACACCCACGGCCAGCTCAAGTCGGAATACGACACCACGACCACCAGCTACGGGCTGTGGACGCTCGACAACCAGGTGGTGACCGAGCTTGCCGCCAAGGGCGGCATCGTCGCCCCGACCGGCAAGGCGGGCGGGTTGCTCATCCACCACGGCAACCTGGTGCACGGCTCGTCGGGCAACATCACGCCCTACCCGCGCAAGATCGTCTACCTGACGCTCTCCACCGTCTCCAACGCGATCCGCAAGCCGACCCGGCCGGAATACATCGCCCATCGCGATTTCACGCCGATCGAGCCGGTCGAGGACGACGCGCTGCAGCGCTACGCCCTGTCCATGCGCGAAGCGGCCGAGTAA
- a CDS encoding SDR family NAD(P)-dependent oxidoreductase has product MTETSAGRLAGKIALVVGAGSSGEGWGNGKAAAVLFARSGARILAVDRNERAAAETRDIIRSEGGTCETARADVANSAEVAAMVEACLSHFGRIDILHNNVGISETGGPVEASEESWNRVIAINQTSVFLTCKHVLPVMERQKSGAIVNVASIAASRYIGFPYAAYSASKAAIVGLTRNIALQYAPLGIRANCVSPGLMNTPMIRKPLAAAYGGEEAMIARRDAQCPMGRMGDAWDTANAALFLASDEARYITAQELVVDGGLTATCVAP; this is encoded by the coding sequence ATGACAGAGACTTCAGCGGGCCGACTGGCCGGCAAGATCGCCCTCGTCGTCGGCGCCGGCTCCTCGGGAGAAGGCTGGGGCAACGGCAAGGCGGCGGCGGTTCTTTTCGCGCGCAGCGGCGCGCGCATCCTCGCCGTCGACCGCAATGAGCGCGCGGCGGCCGAGACCCGCGACATCATCCGCTCCGAGGGCGGCACCTGCGAGACGGCGCGGGCCGACGTTGCAAACTCCGCCGAGGTCGCGGCGATGGTCGAGGCCTGCCTTTCCCATTTCGGCCGCATCGACATCCTGCACAACAATGTCGGCATCTCGGAAACCGGCGGGCCGGTGGAGGCCTCCGAGGAGAGCTGGAACCGGGTGATCGCCATCAACCAGACCAGCGTCTTCCTCACCTGCAAGCATGTGCTGCCGGTGATGGAGCGCCAGAAAAGTGGCGCCATCGTCAACGTCGCCTCGATCGCCGCCTCCCGCTATATCGGCTTTCCCTATGCCGCCTATTCGGCCTCCAAGGCCGCGATCGTCGGGCTCACCCGCAACATCGCCCTGCAATATGCGCCGCTCGGCATCCGCGCCAATTGCGTCTCGCCGGGGCTGATGAACACCCCGATGATCCGCAAGCCGCTCGCCGCCGCCTATGGCGGGGAGGAGGCGATGATCGCCCGGCGCGATGCGCAGTGCCCGATGGGCCGCATGGGCGATGCCTGGGACACCGCCAACGCGGCGCTGTTCCTCGCCTCGGACGAAGCGCGCTACATCACCGCGCAGGAGCTGGTGGTGGATGGCGGCCTCACCGCGACCTGCGTCGCCCCCTGA
- a CDS encoding GntR family transcriptional regulator, which translates to MPMELIDQSPILVDRVYERLRQAIALAELAPGERIRQAELADRLGVSRQPVSHALQLLKRDGLVEETGRKGLKVTEIDPAHLREIYQVRAALDGLAAGLAAARVAGGRMPEAELKTLAGILRQAESFGDDTPVTERIALDVDFHNQVIVMSGNRRIAETLEPQFSHMMRSMRLVLDIGGFRETAWDHHTEIARLIAAGDAAAEGAARAHAENAGKETEARLTAMQVLKNTA; encoded by the coding sequence ATGCCCATGGAACTCATCGACCAGAGCCCGATCCTGGTGGACCGCGTCTACGAGCGGCTGCGCCAGGCCATCGCGCTGGCCGAGCTGGCGCCGGGCGAGCGCATCCGCCAGGCCGAGCTTGCCGACCGCCTCGGCGTGTCGCGCCAGCCGGTCAGCCATGCGCTGCAGCTGCTCAAGCGCGACGGGCTGGTGGAGGAGACCGGGCGCAAGGGGCTCAAGGTCACCGAGATCGACCCGGCGCATCTTCGCGAGATCTACCAGGTCCGCGCCGCGCTGGACGGGCTGGCCGCCGGCCTTGCCGCCGCGCGGGTCGCGGGCGGCCGCATGCCGGAGGCGGAGCTGAAGACGCTCGCCGGGATCCTGCGCCAGGCCGAGAGCTTCGGCGACGACACCCCCGTCACGGAGCGGATCGCGCTCGACGTCGACTTCCACAACCAGGTCATCGTCATGTCCGGCAACCGCCGGATCGCCGAAACGCTCGAGCCGCAGTTCTCGCACATGATGCGGTCGATGCGGCTGGTGCTCGACATCGGGGGTTTTCGCGAAACCGCCTGGGACCACCATACCGAGATCGCCCGGCTCATCGCGGCCGGCGACGCAGCCGCGGAAGGCGCCGCCAGGGCCCACGCGGAAAATGCCGGCAAGGAGACGGAGGCCCGCCTCACCGCCATGCAGGTTTTGAAGAACACGGCCTGA